DNA from Kitasatospora herbaricolor:
CCAGGTCCCCGCTCATTCCCGCGGAAACCATGGTGGCAGCAGGATGGCTCGCCCGTACGGCGGTTGAGATTTCCGCCAGCCGCTCGAAGGCCCCCGCCGGGTCGCCGGCCAGGGGCCCGGCCAGCGGAGCCACCGTCATCACGCCGTCGAGCCGCAGCCCGGGGGCGGCGGCGATCGCGTCGGCCAGTGCGGCGACCTCCGCCGGGGCCACGCCGGCCCGGCCCTCCCCCCCGCCGGCCTCCTTGTCCAGGGCGACCTGGACCAGGCAACCCAGCTCGGGGCGCTCCGACTTGAGCACCGCCGCCGAGAGCGAGCCGACCAGCCGCAGCCGGTCCACCGAGTGCACCCGGTTCGCGTACCGGACGACCGAGCGGACCTTGTTGGTCTGCAGCTGGCCGACGAAGTGCCACTCCAGCGGAAGGTTCGCACACAGCTCGGCCTTGGGGGCCGCGTCCTGGTCCCGGTTCTCCGCCACGTCCGTGACACCGAGTCCGGCCAGGAGTGCGCTGTCCTCGGCGGGGTAGGTCTTGGTGACGACGATCAGGGTCACCTCGTCGCGCGAGCGGCCGGCGGCCGCGCAGGCGGCGGCGATCCGGCGCTCGACCACGTCGAGGTTGGCCCCGAGTTCTTCGTACCGGGCCCGCTGGCCGTCCGTCAGGGCGTCCAGCAGAGTCTGGCCGAAAGCGCGCGGCCCGCCCGGGAACGGACCGTAGATGTCATTCGTCATGAAAGTTCAGAGCCCAACCAGACGTAGCTCGCGAGCCGGCCGGTGCGCTGCTCGCGGCGATAGGAGAAGTGATCGGCGGATTCGAGGGTGCAGTCAGATGATCGCACCAACTCGGTGACTCCCGCATCGGCCAGCTGGGCCGCGACTCCCGCCGGGACGTCCAGCGCCGGGGTGCCCCAGGAGGTCCGCGCGTACGCGGCCGGCACCAGGGCGCTCACCTCCGCCCGCAGCTCCTCGGGAACTTCGTAGCAGCGCCCGCAGACCGCGGGGCCGGTCGCGGCGACGATCCGCTCCGGCCGGGCGCCGAGTTCCACCATCGCGCGGACCACCGCCGGCACCACCCCGGCCGCCAGGCCCGGCCGGCCGGCGTGCGCCGCTCCGGCCACA
Protein-coding regions in this window:
- a CDS encoding YggS family pyridoxal phosphate-dependent enzyme, with the translated sequence MTNDIYGPFPGGPRAFGQTLLDALTDGQRARYEELGANLDVVERRIAAACAAAGRSRDEVTLIVVTKTYPAEDSALLAGLGVTDVAENRDQDAAPKAELCANLPLEWHFVGQLQTNKVRSVVRYANRVHSVDRLRLVGSLSAAVLKSERPELGCLVQVALDKEAGGGEGRAGVAPAEVAALADAIAAAPGLRLDGVMTVAPLAGPLAGDPAGAFERLAEISTAVRASHPAATMVSAGMSGDLEQAVAAGATHVRVGTAVLGVRSPLG
- the pgeF gene encoding peptidoglycan editing factor PgeF, which translates into the protein MKRFDTRNGAHFAFTDRWGGVSTSPYGELNLGGAVGDDPVAVLENRRLAARSLGLDPADVVWMNQVHGADVAVVTERQPQGSAPTVDAVVTDRPLALAVLTADCTPVLLADPVAGVAGAAHAGRPGLAAGVVPAVVRAMVELGARPERIVAATGPAVCGRCYEVPEELRAEVSALVPAAYARTSWGTPALDVPAGVAAQLADAGVTELVRSSDCTLESADHFSYRREQRTGRLASYVWLGSELS